One window from the genome of Maridesulfovibrio ferrireducens encodes:
- the nhaB gene encoding sodium/proton antiporter NhaB: MQPTFLQALGSNFLGAAPKWYKLTILFFLALNPCLMLVAGPFVAGWALIAEFIFTLAMALKCYPLPAGGLLAFEAVFLGMTSSETIYHEAIKNFEVILLLIFMVAGIYFMKEFLQFTFTRILVRVRSKIVISVLFCLAGAILSAFLDALTVTAVIIAVAYGFYNVYHRFASGKTLHCDHDLCNDQAVIAKNREDLLEFRAFLRNLMMHGAVGTALGGVCTLVGEPQNLLIASEMGWHFVEFFLKVMPVSMPVLVTGLLTCVTVEYFHLFGYGAQLPGNIRSHLLETAIKMEEQQGQKGKVRLFIQAITGIWLVTALALHLAAVGVIGLSVIILLTSMNGVIEEHHLGKAFEEALPFTALLVVFFSVVAVIHDQGLFHPIINYVLSLHGQTQLVAYYIANGLLSAISDNVFVATVYISETKMHFVHLLGAIPDIGMTGQALMDKLTDPHIARADAVAGLPQAAATQALSIMTNLDKLAVAINTGTNIPSVATPNGQAAFLFLLTSALAPVIRLSYGRMVLLALPYTITMSLMGLAAVNYLL; the protein is encoded by the coding sequence ATGCAACCTACATTTTTGCAAGCACTAGGCAGCAACTTTCTGGGAGCTGCCCCTAAATGGTACAAACTGACCATTTTATTTTTTCTGGCCTTGAACCCGTGCCTTATGCTCGTTGCCGGACCATTTGTAGCTGGCTGGGCGCTTATTGCAGAGTTCATTTTTACACTGGCAATGGCTTTGAAATGTTATCCTTTGCCAGCCGGTGGACTACTAGCATTTGAAGCAGTCTTTCTGGGCATGACTTCAAGTGAGACAATTTACCATGAAGCTATCAAAAATTTTGAAGTTATCCTGCTGCTGATTTTTATGGTCGCAGGGATCTATTTCATGAAAGAATTTCTGCAATTCACATTTACACGCATTCTCGTTCGAGTCCGTTCTAAGATAGTTATCTCAGTACTGTTCTGTCTTGCAGGCGCTATATTATCAGCATTTCTTGATGCATTGACTGTAACCGCTGTTATTATTGCCGTGGCTTATGGATTCTACAATGTCTATCACAGATTCGCCTCGGGAAAGACCCTGCACTGTGACCATGACCTGTGTAACGATCAGGCTGTCATTGCTAAAAACCGTGAAGATTTGTTGGAATTCCGAGCTTTTCTGCGTAATCTTATGATGCACGGTGCTGTAGGAACAGCCCTCGGCGGAGTTTGCACACTGGTCGGAGAGCCTCAGAACCTGCTCATCGCCAGTGAGATGGGCTGGCACTTCGTAGAATTCTTCCTGAAAGTCATGCCTGTATCAATGCCTGTTTTAGTTACAGGACTGCTGACCTGTGTAACCGTTGAATACTTTCATCTCTTCGGCTACGGAGCACAGTTGCCCGGAAACATTCGTTCTCACCTACTTGAAACAGCTATTAAAATGGAAGAACAACAAGGGCAGAAAGGTAAGGTCCGTTTATTCATTCAGGCAATAACAGGTATATGGCTCGTTACTGCCTTAGCTTTACACCTTGCTGCGGTCGGCGTTATCGGCCTGTCAGTTATTATTCTGCTTACTTCTATGAACGGTGTTATTGAAGAACATCATTTAGGAAAAGCTTTCGAGGAAGCACTGCCCTTTACTGCTCTTCTCGTAGTATTCTTTTCAGTTGTAGCTGTAATTCATGATCAGGGTCTATTTCATCCTATCATTAATTACGTGCTCAGCCTGCATGGCCAAACCCAGCTTGTTGCATACTACATTGCCAACGGCTTGCTCTCGGCTATTTCTGACAATGTATTTGTCGCTACCGTTTATATCTCCGAAACCAAAATGCACTTTGTTCACTTGCTCGGAGCCATTCCCGACATCGGAATGACTGGACAGGCTCTGATGGACAAGCTCACCGATCCACATATTGCACGGGCTGATGCAGTTGCTGGCTTACCACAGGCAGCAGCAACTCAGGCGCTCAGTATTATGACAAATCTTGATAAGCTGGCAGTAGCAATCAACACCGGAACCAATATTCCGAGTGTTGCAACTCCTAACGGTCAGGCTGCATTCCTTTTCTTGCTGACCTCGGCTCTTGCTCCGGTTATCAGGCTTTCTTATGGGAGGATGGTG